The following coding sequences are from one bacterium SCSIO 12741 window:
- the rfbC gene encoding dTDP-4-dehydrorhamnose 3,5-epimerase: MQFTETQIKGVFEIAPRVLEDDRGGFFRLYCADELKKVGIHRPVVQTNISINNKKGVLRGMHFQNLPSQEDKLVTCIQGAAFDVVVDLRKNSPTFLQWTSIELSAENKTVVCIPAGCAHGFITREDDTRLLYHHTDFYTPSCEGAFRYDDPQVGIEWPFEPIIISERDLSHKFLDKNFNGLDHEM; this comes from the coding sequence ATGCAGTTTACCGAAACCCAAATAAAGGGCGTCTTTGAGATTGCGCCAAGAGTGTTGGAAGATGACCGCGGAGGCTTTTTTCGCCTTTACTGTGCCGACGAATTAAAGAAGGTAGGCATCCATCGTCCGGTTGTACAAACCAACATATCCATCAACAATAAGAAGGGTGTGCTTCGCGGTATGCACTTTCAAAACCTTCCTTCCCAGGAAGATAAACTGGTTACCTGCATTCAAGGTGCCGCCTTTGACGTAGTGGTAGATTTGAGAAAAAACTCGCCTACCTTTCTTCAATGGACTTCGATAGAGCTTTCTGCCGAAAACAAAACGGTAGTGTGTATTCCAGCCGGTTGCGCTCATGGATTCATTACCCGTGAAGACGATACCCGCCTACTCTATCATCACACTGATTTTTACACTCCTTCTTGCGAAGGGGCTTTTAGATATGACGATCCACAAGTAGGAATCGAATGGCCATTTGAGCCCATAATCATTTCTGAACGAGATCTTTCTCACAAATTCTTAGATAAAAACTTTAACGGTCTGGACCATGAAATGTAG
- a CDS encoding glycosyltransferase family 2 protein: MPESNTGPQVTIGLMVYNEAAYIQSTLDSILAQKIDASFEILISDNASDDGTGEMAQEYVQKYPELIKYHRQPRNVGIIQNFNTLIHKSTGKYFILAGAHDLWSPGYVNKLYQAIVKNDNIALVAPKTIMIDEKGEEMDQRIGFVDTSSYILLFRFIATLINNQNGLYGIYNLSILRKTRLQLEMFGSGALMLSEMALIGHITFEPEAIWYRREVREKESKEKRFKRYTRVLYSKKKWVLFPHWKIPLEYLKVVFIAKVTLGQRLQLLATWPLIFVIYFNLLAFDLVFFVKRLFKGSLSA; this comes from the coding sequence ATGCCAGAAAGCAATACCGGCCCGCAGGTTACAATCGGGTTGATGGTCTATAATGAAGCGGCTTATATTCAAAGCACCTTAGATTCCATTCTGGCACAGAAGATTGATGCTTCTTTTGAAATTCTGATTTCCGACAACGCTTCGGATGATGGTACGGGTGAAATGGCCCAGGAATATGTTCAGAAATACCCTGAACTGATCAAGTACCACCGGCAACCGAGGAACGTGGGAATCATACAGAATTTCAATACTTTGATTCATAAATCCACGGGTAAGTACTTTATTCTGGCTGGAGCTCATGACTTATGGTCTCCGGGATACGTGAATAAGCTGTACCAAGCCATTGTAAAGAATGACAACATTGCCCTGGTAGCTCCCAAAACCATCATGATTGATGAAAAGGGAGAAGAAATGGATCAACGGATCGGTTTTGTGGATACCTCCTCTTACATTCTTTTGTTCCGATTTATCGCCACATTGATCAATAATCAAAATGGGTTGTATGGTATTTACAACCTTTCGATTTTGAGAAAAACCCGGCTTCAGTTGGAAATGTTTGGCTCGGGAGCTTTGATGCTTTCGGAGATGGCTTTGATCGGCCACATTACCTTTGAGCCCGAGGCTATTTGGTATCGAAGGGAAGTTCGCGAAAAGGAATCCAAGGAAAAGCGATTTAAACGCTATACCCGAGTTTTGTATTCCAAGAAGAAGTGGGTTCTTTTTCCACATTGGAAAATCCCCCTGGAATACCTCAAAGTAGTGTTTATTGCCAAAGTGACTTTAGGACAACGCTTGCAACTGCTGGCTACCTGGCCGCTCATTTTTGTGATTTATTTCAATTTACTGGCCTTTGATTTAGTGTTTTTTGTAAAACGATTATTCAAAGGCTCTCTTTCAGCTTAG
- a CDS encoding cephalosporin hydroxylase family protein: MSDEIKKFQEERKERIRKQGENEVLNDLSTRFMEESMRVEYSYNFSWMGRPIIQYPQDIVAMQEVIWKVQPDLIIETGIAHGGSLILYASLMELIGHGEIVGVDIDIRSHNREEIENHKMFKRIHLIEGGATDPDIIEQVRKMAEGKKKVMVVLDSNHTHQHVYDELKLYNEFVTKDSYLVVFDTVVEYLPKGFFTNRPWDVGDNPQTAVDAFLKENDAFEIDEEIHQKLQLTVAKRGYLKRTK, encoded by the coding sequence ATGAGTGACGAAATCAAAAAATTTCAGGAAGAGAGAAAAGAACGTATCCGAAAGCAAGGTGAAAACGAAGTATTAAATGACTTGAGCACCCGCTTTATGGAAGAGTCGATGCGTGTGGAATACTCGTATAATTTTTCCTGGATGGGTCGTCCCATCATTCAGTATCCTCAAGATATTGTAGCGATGCAAGAGGTGATCTGGAAGGTACAACCAGACCTGATCATCGAAACAGGTATTGCTCATGGAGGTTCCCTTATTCTATACGCTTCATTGATGGAGCTTATCGGTCATGGAGAGATTGTAGGTGTGGATATCGACATTCGTTCTCACAACCGGGAAGAAATTGAAAACCACAAAATGTTCAAGCGAATTCACTTGATCGAAGGTGGGGCTACAGATCCCGATATTATTGAGCAAGTGCGTAAAATGGCTGAGGGCAAGAAGAAGGTTATGGTTGTTCTCGACTCTAACCACACTCATCAGCACGTATACGATGAATTGAAATTGTACAACGAATTTGTAACCAAAGACAGTTACTTAGTTGTATTCGATACCGTGGTTGAATACTTGCCAAAAGGATTCTTTACCAACAGACCTTGGGACGTGGGTGATAATCCTCAAACTGCTGTAGATGCATTCTTGAAGGAAAATGATGCCTTTGAAATCGATGAAGAAATTCACCAGAAATTGCAGCTTACAGTAGCCAAAAGAGGTTACTTAAAAAGAACCAAATAG
- a CDS encoding class I SAM-dependent methyltransferase, which translates to MKCRHCQTELTTTFVDLKTSPPSNSFLTADQLDKPEAFYPLHIHVCEECFLVQIDEFKNAHEIFSNDYVYFSSISKSWLAHCKKYSEQMIERFGLDSNNQVVEVASNDGYLLQYFHQQNIPVLGIEPTGNTADAAIAKGIESVKEFFGEEIAHRLKSEGRGADLLIGNNVLAHVPDINDFVKGLKAMLNEEGVITMEFPHLMQLVANNQFDTIYHEHFSYLSLTTVSRIFESFGLQLFDVEEIPTHGGSLRIYGKHAEDSSKEVSNRYEALLEKEKSIGMTTLAYYEGFQGKSDKVKDDLLEFLKTAKAEGKSVVGYGAAAKGNTLLNYCEVGTELIQYVVDASPHKQGKYLPGCHIPVVDESELRQTKPDYILILPWNIKDEIINQLSYTQEWGAEFMVAIPELSKV; encoded by the coding sequence ATGAAATGTAGACATTGTCAAACTGAACTCACCACCACTTTTGTAGACCTCAAGACCTCTCCTCCATCCAACTCATTCCTGACCGCGGATCAACTGGATAAGCCTGAAGCTTTTTACCCCTTACACATCCATGTGTGCGAAGAATGCTTTCTGGTACAGATCGATGAATTTAAAAATGCTCACGAGATTTTCTCGAACGACTACGTTTACTTCTCCTCTATTTCCAAGAGCTGGCTGGCTCACTGCAAGAAGTACTCCGAGCAAATGATTGAGCGCTTTGGATTAGATTCCAATAATCAAGTGGTTGAAGTAGCCTCCAACGATGGGTATCTACTCCAGTATTTCCACCAACAAAACATTCCGGTGCTGGGTATTGAACCGACTGGAAACACAGCCGATGCCGCCATCGCTAAGGGCATTGAGTCGGTAAAAGAATTCTTTGGTGAAGAAATTGCGCATCGCCTGAAATCAGAAGGGCGTGGCGCGGACCTGTTAATTGGAAACAACGTGTTGGCTCACGTGCCAGACATCAACGATTTTGTAAAAGGCCTCAAAGCCATGCTTAATGAAGAAGGTGTGATTACGATGGAATTTCCACACCTGATGCAGTTGGTAGCTAACAATCAGTTTGATACCATTTACCACGAGCACTTCTCTTACTTATCATTGACCACCGTAAGCCGAATTTTTGAAAGCTTTGGCCTACAGCTGTTTGATGTGGAGGAAATTCCAACCCATGGTGGATCTTTGAGAATATACGGTAAACACGCTGAGGATAGCAGCAAAGAAGTATCCAATCGATATGAAGCTTTGCTTGAAAAAGAAAAGAGCATTGGAATGACTACCCTGGCCTACTACGAAGGTTTTCAGGGCAAATCGGATAAGGTAAAAGATGATTTGCTGGAATTCCTCAAAACCGCTAAAGCTGAAGGAAAATCGGTTGTAGGATATGGTGCAGCTGCTAAAGGAAACACCCTCTTAAACTACTGCGAAGTGGGCACAGAACTCATTCAATATGTAGTAGATGCATCTCCACATAAACAAGGTAAGTATCTGCCTGGTTGCCACATTCCCGTGGTTGATGAGTCAGAGTTGCGCCAAACAAAACCCGATTACATCCTGATTCTTCCTTGGAATATTAAAGATGAAATCATTAATCAATTGAGCTATACCCAAGAATGGGGTGCTGAATTTATGGTGGCCATTCCAGAATTGTCCAAAGTATGA
- a CDS encoding sulfotransferase, producing MKLSDVIGSWLEVNRTFVKELMANRERSRNIKFHYNDIYKEVHQSDQICFVLSTGRCGTKLLSKMFTMSEEVEDHHATLPEMYYFDRYAYENHKSAHGELMKMIDAARYELIRKSILVDKTYIETNNRITFFAYQLAELFPQAKFIHLIRNPISFVKSGVGRNWYEGDNYNNEGRIVPVGREEEFAKWPIEEKVAWLWNETNQFIHDFKSTLPQERVLTVVAEDLFKKPEVTRSIYDFIGVPSLSDAVISKTISKPVNKGKKSASPSLSEDQKKRVMEIAKINQEYYS from the coding sequence ATGAAGTTATCAGACGTCATAGGAAGTTGGTTAGAGGTAAATAGAACCTTTGTAAAAGAGTTGATGGCCAATCGTGAAAGAAGCCGAAACATCAAATTCCACTACAACGATATCTACAAGGAAGTACATCAAAGCGATCAAATCTGTTTTGTATTATCTACTGGCCGCTGTGGTACCAAGCTGCTCTCCAAAATGTTTACCATGAGCGAGGAAGTGGAAGATCATCACGCAACGCTTCCAGAAATGTACTATTTCGATCGCTATGCCTACGAGAACCACAAAAGTGCCCACGGTGAATTGATGAAAATGATCGATGCGGCGCGGTATGAGCTGATTCGTAAATCTATTTTGGTAGACAAAACTTACATTGAAACCAATAACCGGATTACGTTCTTCGCCTATCAACTGGCAGAACTTTTTCCCCAGGCCAAATTCATTCATCTTATTCGCAACCCCATTTCCTTTGTAAAGAGTGGAGTTGGGCGCAATTGGTATGAAGGAGACAACTACAACAACGAAGGGCGAATCGTTCCAGTAGGAAGGGAAGAGGAGTTTGCCAAATGGCCAATTGAAGAAAAAGTAGCCTGGCTCTGGAATGAGACCAATCAATTTATTCATGATTTCAAATCCACGCTTCCTCAAGAACGGGTACTTACGGTTGTTGCAGAAGATCTTTTCAAAAAGCCTGAAGTTACCCGGTCTATTTATGATTTCATTGGGGTTCCATCCTTGTCCGATGCGGTGATTAGCAAAACCATCAGCAAACCGGTGAACAAGGGAAAGAAATCGGCGAGCCCTTCATTATCGGAGGATCAGAAGAAGAGGGTGATGGAAATAGCCAAAATCAACCAGGAATATTATTCCTAA
- a CDS encoding oligosaccharide flippase family protein produces MGIIIKNSAITTIINMVGVGIGAISLLFIQAHFLSEQEIGAIKVLHSTALLIYPFVLVGLSSAIPRFFFHFEKDQKQYNQFISFTLVVPFLLLVVLIGLFYSLESYVYTHFLNSSPYLKKLMLVIPIMVGYFTFTALLENYLFTKTKIAVPSVLRNVLARLYLIAVIFLYYFDVFDFSSLLLSYSLLHLINLAIMFYLVKKRLNYSFTSPWTITGTPIFKKMATYCFYLILGTGGTVIVNQIDTLMTGGILQDLGAVGIYTIAFFIATLIEIPKRPLVQVAVPILSRSLGNNELDEVEMIYKKSSINLLIIGGVIFSLIWVNIDYLYQIMPNSEVYENGKYVVFFIGLSKMFDLALGINYEIIQYSKFYKWNLFLMPFLAVVAIGTNLYFIEAYGITGTAIATAISIFIYNLIRTALIYFKLNLHPFTVKHLATVVLIGIGVLVVKWVNTPDNPFLGIIINTAIFSVLFAVPAYFLRLSEDLNRIAEMLWKRIF; encoded by the coding sequence TTGGGAATTATTATAAAAAATAGCGCTATCACCACCATCATCAACATGGTGGGTGTGGGTATTGGGGCCATCAGCCTCCTGTTTATCCAGGCGCATTTTTTGAGTGAACAGGAAATTGGAGCGATTAAGGTCCTCCACTCTACAGCTTTGCTCATCTACCCCTTTGTGTTGGTAGGCTTAAGCAGTGCCATTCCCCGCTTCTTTTTCCATTTTGAGAAAGACCAGAAGCAGTACAACCAGTTCATATCCTTTACACTGGTGGTGCCTTTTCTTCTATTGGTAGTATTGATCGGGCTTTTTTACTCCCTCGAGAGCTATGTGTACACCCACTTCCTCAACAGCTCGCCCTACCTGAAGAAACTCATGTTGGTGATTCCCATAATGGTGGGGTATTTCACCTTCACCGCTTTACTGGAGAACTACCTCTTTACTAAAACCAAAATTGCGGTACCGTCGGTATTGAGAAATGTTCTCGCCCGGCTTTATCTGATTGCGGTTATCTTCCTTTACTATTTCGACGTATTCGATTTCTCTTCCCTCCTACTTTCCTACAGCTTGCTCCACCTGATCAACCTGGCGATCATGTTTTATCTGGTGAAGAAACGATTGAACTACAGCTTTACTTCTCCCTGGACGATTACCGGTACTCCCATTTTCAAAAAGATGGCGACCTACTGTTTCTACTTGATCTTGGGAACGGGTGGCACCGTGATTGTGAATCAGATTGACACCCTGATGACCGGAGGAATTCTTCAGGATTTAGGCGCTGTAGGAATTTATACAATTGCCTTCTTCATTGCTACACTAATTGAAATTCCAAAACGTCCACTCGTTCAAGTAGCGGTACCCATTTTATCGAGAAGCTTAGGGAACAACGAATTGGACGAAGTGGAAATGATTTACAAGAAGTCATCCATTAACCTGCTCATCATCGGTGGGGTCATCTTTTCCCTGATCTGGGTAAACATTGATTACCTCTACCAAATCATGCCTAATTCGGAGGTATACGAAAACGGAAAGTACGTAGTCTTCTTCATCGGACTCTCCAAAATGTTTGACCTCGCCTTGGGAATCAATTACGAAATCATTCAATACTCCAAGTTTTACAAATGGAATCTGTTTCTAATGCCCTTCCTTGCGGTGGTGGCCATTGGAACCAATCTATACTTTATTGAAGCTTACGGTATCACAGGAACAGCAATAGCTACCGCCATATCCATTTTTATCTATAACCTGATCCGTACCGCTCTGATCTATTTCAAGCTCAACCTACACCCGTTTACAGTCAAACACCTGGCAACGGTGGTGTTGATTGGAATCGGAGTATTGGTGGTAAAATGGGTAAATACACCAGACAATCCCTTTCTTGGAATCATTATCAATACGGCTATATTCAGCGTTCTATTTGCCGTTCCAGCCTACTTCTTACGCTTATCTGAAGATTTGAACCGAATCGCAGAAATGCTTTGGAAGCGGATTTTCTAA
- a CDS encoding NAD(P)-dependent oxidoreductase gives MKVLVTGATGFVGTYVVQNLLDRGIEVICTSVNEEKAAKASWKGKVTYIPLDYMKDGENAFIRLGKPDKVIHLAWQRLNNFKDIYHLEEALFPNYQFLKNLIADGLQDLTVVGTCLEYGLQEGELNEEQDTRPTVAYGLAKDTLRKFLEELNKVTPFHLKWVRLFYPYGKGQQAKSLLSQLDRALEEGQTTFNMSMGDQVRDFIPVADAARNINDIALQNEYEGVVNCGSGDPVSVKTLVERHLASVNQQIELNLGHYPYPDYEAMKFWGSSEKLLKIRRLYTHE, from the coding sequence ATGAAGGTACTGGTAACAGGCGCTACCGGATTTGTGGGAACCTATGTGGTTCAAAATCTTTTGGATCGAGGTATCGAAGTGATTTGTACCTCCGTGAATGAAGAGAAGGCAGCCAAAGCCTCCTGGAAGGGCAAAGTGACCTACATTCCTTTGGATTACATGAAGGATGGGGAAAACGCTTTCATTCGCCTGGGCAAACCGGATAAAGTGATTCACCTGGCTTGGCAAAGACTCAACAACTTTAAGGATATCTACCACCTGGAAGAAGCCTTGTTTCCCAATTACCAATTCCTGAAAAACCTCATTGCCGATGGATTGCAGGACTTGACCGTTGTTGGCACCTGCCTGGAATATGGTTTACAGGAAGGAGAATTGAACGAAGAACAAGATACCCGGCCTACCGTTGCCTATGGACTGGCCAAGGATACCTTACGCAAGTTTTTAGAGGAGCTAAACAAGGTGACTCCTTTCCATCTTAAATGGGTACGCCTGTTTTATCCTTACGGCAAAGGCCAGCAGGCTAAGTCCTTGCTATCTCAACTGGACCGGGCCTTGGAAGAAGGGCAAACAACCTTTAACATGTCCATGGGAGATCAGGTTAGAGACTTTATCCCGGTGGCAGATGCAGCACGAAATATTAACGACATTGCCCTTCAAAACGAATACGAAGGCGTGGTGAATTGTGGCAGTGGAGACCCCGTTTCGGTGAAAACCTTGGTTGAGCGACACCTGGCCTCCGTGAACCAACAGATTGAACTAAATTTGGGGCATTACCCCTACCCCGATTACGAAGCCATGAAGTTTTGGGGCAGCAGTGAAAAATTATTGAAAATTAGAAGACTATATACCCATGAGTGA